The Dreissena polymorpha isolate Duluth1 chromosome 2, UMN_Dpol_1.0, whole genome shotgun sequence nucleotide sequence atggcgATGACAGTATTATACCTGTCTAATAGTAGGCTAATTGCCTACCTTTAGGAACTTTAATTGACCAACGACAGTCACTTTGTGTTAAAATTATGATTGGTGCAAATCGCATCGGCAATTAAAACGCCGACCCGCACTTGATCTAATGActctatttacatttaaaatgataaaagattaaatgagtaaaggaaaagccgacttggtgtaaaaaaaaaaaataagaacttATAAAAAAAGATTTTCGATTGACGTAAATCGCGTTCTCCAatcgaaaatattattttttttgctctaattaaattgagtaaatgcgtatcgtatggttacaatcacgttgtccaatcaaaaaagcttttagaaaataatttactcaacccaTAATGAGTATAAGCGTATCGTATGGttcaaaatttaattaattactctaTATGCAATCATGTACTTTACTTAAAGAAATGGTTTTGATcgtttatttaattgaaaaaaaaaagaaaaatcattGCTACGCGAATAAAGTAAATCGCTGTCAAATCAAAATGCCACCTacaccttccgctgcttggaagtaatTCACGatatcatccgataagaagtcggcaACGTGTAACTTGTGTAGAGCTTATCTTACGTACATGGACTGTATCGTGTTGCAGTATATATCGTTGGTGTTTTGTCCGTatataataaatttgttttttgtttgaatgtgttcgctatgtaaataatacgtttaagttcagcttaaattatgtatagatctaactgttttgtcatgtaaatGTTTTGTCAACTTCGAATTAGAGACGGCAACGCTGCGTCAATATTCAGTCACTTCCgatgaacttccggtaaaaacgaaagtagaattcatggagtaatggtacggtaaacaaagtttattttgttgatatttgtcCAACAGGTGTTGAccaaatatccgaatattcgttcggaaggatgacataatattcgaataccaaaatcggtattcgttgccatccctaaatACAACACATTGAACAAACTTTATTTGTATAACATAAATGTAAATTGTTTCTGAATTAATTCATTGATACTAATCTCATTATAGCCAACTCTGAAATGGAATTAGACATACTAGCATTTGTAATAGATTGCCTCTGTTCGCTTGagtataattagtgtttatgatcAATGAAATATTTTTCCTACTTACAATCGCACATTAAACATCTTACGTCTATTTTCACACTGCATCCGTGAAAACTCAAAACAGGTATAACTGTCTCATGTGATTATGAACGGTTACAACACGTATTTTCAGCggtttttgcatatttttgtcATACAGTCATTTCCTCTGTGATTGAAAGAATTAAAATTCTCTTTTTCAATATGAACGCAGATGTTATTGATATTGCTTTATGCAATAAAACAGTGGCTGATATCTGATATAACAcgtttttgaaatatatgtaacaCTTACgcaaatattaaacataattgaACAAAGTATAATAATCATTATCACATGACAAATTTCTCAAGTCTAGAAATTTGTTGGATATTCGTAGCGCTGTCATCGACGTTTCAGGCAAAAAGCATAATGGTCCTCTCCATATCTCGCAGATATAGTAAGGTACTGTCAGATGTAAACCGCGTTGCATTGCCGCTAGGATACGACTGATCACGTAAAATACCGTTGCTCTTCGAGCGCACTATACAGCTATCGCAATTTGATTGGGCAACGCAAAAGGATTGCTGACGTCCCTAATAGCTAAAAACTCGCCTCTAATGGATAGAGTCTCCCTTGAATACTAAATTATACATGCAGTATATACAAATGTGCACTTAATTTGATTAAACTGCCACTATATAGATACTCAAAGAGAAACAGGCAAATTTCTCATGTACGTTTGGATTCAACTTATAACGttgttattatttcaaatattaataagcatttactttaataatcgctctcagtttagtttagtttaaacctatttattttagctcgattgcatcgaaagcctaaggctaaatgctctcgagtccgtttcctgggcctagatccagtacttggtgtctttgggggagatctaaagaacgctcccacggtggggatcgaacccgtgacctcccggtcgttaggcggacaccatatccattacaccacggcgacctctaaGTTTGACAACGAAACAAGTGTTTAAGATAATTTGTATACCTTCACCATATAGGACCATACAAATTGGCTTGTATGATTACAATGTGTTCATATTGAGAAAATGCTGAAGACTGAACAATACTTATGCCAATTTCGAGTAAAATTAAAGGGATTCCCAGTCCGAAATTATGTATGCTTTATCATACAGTATACGTATAGACGAATTGTATACAAGTCCAGGCATTTATTGAATCTGATAAGACTGATCACCATAAACACTTGTAAAAGCGATGGAACAATTTcatttaaaactaaaaacaaatgATTTAAGGCTGCCAATATTTTTATCTATACAAAAGTTcttttgaacatttatttcattaaccTCTCATATGTATACGACGACAAACGACGAACGACTCACTTTTGGCAAATCACATCCACGTTAGATCTACGTATGCGAACGGAGCCGTCAAAGAAAACCGTCTTTCATATGCTTTTTATGAAACTTAAAACCATATATTTGAATATGTGTTGCAATAttttatgttcatgattgaaTTGCAAATAATAACTATCATGGTCCAGTTGGAAATACAACATATGGAAACACAATTGAAAGCCTAAGTATTACATCCATCGGTTTATCTTACATAAAGCACATATGCCACTTCGATACCAATTTAAACttgtacattttgttaaaaagtaCCTTTCTATCAAAGGGATGAACACTCAAAGAGAAAGATAGggaaaaaatcaaattcaaagcACAAACATTGTCTTACCCCAGCAAATCAACGATTACTATGCAGTGGAAATACCAAATATCCTCGAAACAGTTActtctataaaatgtattaaagcCAATAGCGCGAGTAAAACATAAGATACATCGTTCATGTGTGAATGcaatcgttattgtttttgaacTATGTATCAGCGATTATATGGCATGTCGATGCATGTATGATTCGCAATGCCTTAAACTGTCCATTAAACAGTTCCTAGAGATGAAAACAAAATatctcaaattaaacaaaaacaataagacGGTAAAAACAATACATCAAGTAATAACGatcagttttcaaaataattgaagGGTAATAATCATATTACCTCGTGTTACCTCCTTAACATAAAAGGAGTTCCGGTATAGTATGTTATGTTTATAATCGAACTAAACGTCGTGTAGTAAATCTTGTTTGTACTTCGTTTTGTGTGGAAGGCGGAGCGAACAATTAGACCTATGAAGTCGATAAttattttggtttatttatttttcttcataATCGACGTAAAGGACAGTCTAACGCCTATCGAGACTCTATATCTCTCGAGTCAATATTACGGGAAGAACCATTCGTTTTTCGAGACAATGCTGAGAACACATCCAGGACGGGGATTGCATATGATATCTTTGATCGCAAGGTGGACACTTACTTACGTAGCATAACAATTAAGTTATTTGGGCGATTTTCTAGTTATAACAAGAACTTTGGTTGAAACGTTAACATATTTCCAGACGACCCCATCTCAAGACCGCCTTACAAAGAATGTATATTGCGTACTTACAATAATTGCTCCACTTAATAATTGACGGGAGATTGGAATCCTTTATACACCAAAAATACACGGTTCAGAAGTGGACATTTAAGAAATGTCATCCGCGGAATTGCAGGATTATCGAAATAATAAGCATTATTTGCGACAGTCTAGGGATGAATTTTTGTTCTAATGCAGTTGGCGTTTGGTGTTGTTGATACACACAAACTACTGTCATTTGATACAATGTTAGAAATTGTTTATAAGTGTGTTTGTTATTCGGCATTATAAACTAAATTTAGACCATTCACGCACCACCATTTATTAACATTCACCATATTATAatgaaacagaacagaacagaacattttatttaagacttgTACAAGTAAATCGTcttcaatacatatacatgtataatacattAAACAACATGACATAGCATTAAGTGAAAGATTTATACGAACCTATTTGTTAAACATTGCTTAATCGAAAATTTATTCGGAGATGAACTGTGTGTCAGTTATTAACACAATTTAGTGCATTTCTGTATTTTAGAGCGTCCTTAAAAAACTTAATAAGATTACTTATATCGGTCTTATTACATGAGGTCAAAagttgtgtaaatttaaatacagaAGGTTTTACatagtaatattgtttaatatacttCTTTCTAATTACAGTATAGCAATTTCATATAATGACAAAATGGTACTCGCCTTCGATATCATTAGAATTGCAAAAGGTATAATATCGTTCGTCTCTAGGAATTCGTTTATAAAGGcctatttgtatatttagagGAAGTCCGTTTAATCTTAGCTCGctcataaatgttaaatatacgTAACAATGGCGCACACATTTAAATACTTCCTATAAACTGTATTAGGTAAACCATGCTATCATGCTATGTTAATTACCACGTGAAGATACAAATACAACTATTCATATTTCACTATCATACATGCATACACTAGATAAATGAACGAGTTGTGATGTCACACAAATAGAGCGCATGTTTGTCCCGTGAACACTCTCAGAAATGATGTTAGCATGTTCCTCTGTTTCAAATTCACACTGCAAACATGTGTTCGCTGCTTTCTTTGACAGCCACATCTGTCCTGTAtctattatttgtatttgtattattgtacATCATATCGCATTTGTAAATGTGCTAAGTGTAATAATAAACTGGTAAACTGGTAACATTCGTGTATTCTCGACGATGATCCGTACAAAAAGTTCAATTAGAATGGaatattgtaatgttttttttgttgcatggttgtgtttgtatttgttttgttgtggTTACATATAAACACATGGACACTAAGAATGCAATGCTGGACTTGCTACAGTTGCATGGTGTTGTATATACTGCGGGTACACTGAAAACAGAATAGCAATAACTTCGCCAAGCTTTTCATATCACAGCTTAGTTATGTAATGGATGAGGGTGTATggcaataaacattaaaatttgaaaGAGTTCAAAAGGGTCTCTTAGTTAAAGGGTCCACggatattaatgtttttttacaacATAGTGTTATAGAGATAGCTTTAGAAGTTATCCGGTAAAGGTTATACTTGATCTGGATAACGCCAGTGTGGGCAGCAAGACAACTATACAGAAGATGAGTATTGAAGGATAGTGGCTTGAGTTATTGTTTACGTACCACGTGCACTTAAATACTTGCTTTCGATTAAATAACATACTTCTTACACTCTTAGACTTACGCCAGAACTAAATGCCATTAAACTAATGGCTTGTACCGAAATCCATAAGTAATCTCACCAACTCAGGTGTATGCTTAATACTATTTGTTTGCactttgtacgttttttttctgcATAATTCGCATAAATAAACCTATTTTATACATGAATAAATCTGCCGAGCTTTGATACACTTGGCTACAAATGCAATTAtggttacataaaatatatagtCAGTCGTTGAGGCGAATTAATTACTTTCATTGTCAGCGACCTTAAATGCGTTTACCCTAATGGTACTCAGTGTTTATACTACGTGTGAAATGTACGGCATTGTTATTTGTGGTGCCGTCAATTGTTGACGTGTCTTACGAAAATTACTTAAGTATATAAACATGCATATGTAACGGTTTACTCCTTTCTTGTCATTCAGCGCATGGTCCAAAACAACATGGATTAGTTTGGGCAAACAGCGGTAAAGTTGCTGCCACCAGTCCACGTTGAGTTATTTAATCCAAACTCAAAAATTATTCTactaattttatttcacaatcacACATTTATTCAAGGAAGTACAATAGAAATACACTATTACGATTAGTAACGAAAagtgcatttaaaacattaaaatatgatatCAAGGCACAAGttttaaatagtaataatataataatttaaattaaaaacatccGTCCGTTTTTCTCCCTCATTTTTCCCCTAACCCCCCTTAATATACAAGTCAGATAAGACTGTATGCAAATTTCTGGAAATTCGCAAATTTCTGGAAATTTGCAAATTTCTGGAAATTTGCAGAAGTGACCATGATTTATGGCAATTTTCAAAAATGAAGAGGTACTCATGGGAGAGATGGCCTACACTTGGTATTTATCAGAAGTGTGTGAGACCAGCAATAAGATTACAGAAATATTCATTACTTCCAGATTGAACATAATTAAATGGCAAAAGTAAGAATATTAAAAATGTAGCACATTTCTCTCCTGATAATGAAACTAAATACTAGTCATACATTGAAAGCTCTGCACAAACcttttgtaacgctttatattGGCAATTAATAGGCGTTGACAccagttgtattttttttattgcatattttgctATTGCGTGTTCAGCTATTTCAgttgatttatatttatacaacTTATGCAAAGAATAGGCTATACTCTTTCGGCTGAATCGTTCCTAAAAGCCTGATAAGGCTTCCGAAATTCGTCAGTTTGCTATACATAACACAGTATGTCGTCAAGTTTCAATCAAAAAGTATTGTGCTTAGATGTTTCATTTACAAGACGTTATGAGATTTTAAAGATCCTCGTCGTGCGAAGATGTTTCTTATGCCATATTCGGCCAGAGTAGCTatagcccagcctgcgcatctcgcagACTGGTCAGGAGATACCTTATTATATCATGATAACTTTTTATAGCGGACCAGAATTCGCAGGCTGGACTTGGGCTAAGCTTGCCAAAACGCAATAAGACCCGGCTCTGacagtgtgatttaaatgtgtcgaaagaaaaatgcgtgtaattcaaatattaacacATGGTATATTTTAAAGGTGAAGAAATAAACTAATAAAAAGCTATGTCATGACAAATATGAAGTAATCCCccagattattattattatgatctaCACTAGTGTTTGGTTTGAATATACATGCACtttataaaacacatttcattcggAGCATATGCGActcaaaaatgaaaaatatatatatatattattcaaaaaCGTAAATTGTcttactttatttcaaagtcaggatatttGCCGActatcatttttaaaaatatttattgttccATCTATCTTACATATCGCACTCTGGTAGCACAGTACGTACTACAATTAATGTGTTTCTAGTTTTATTTATTCTTGTTGTATttacaaaactaaacaaaagacTTTGGTGTGTGTCCGTTATTCAATTATGCGGTAAATATTTTTATTCCACTGGAAGATAATATGGTGGTAATTGttaatacaaacaagagatgtgtttgtcagaaacacaatgccccctattgcgccgctttgaagccatatatttaagctttgaccttataggatgaccttgaccttgacctttcaccactcaaaatgtgcagctccatgagatacacatgcatgcttagTATCAAGTGGCTATCTTatatattgtaaaagttatcgcaaaaactttaatcaaggttaaagttttggtgacagacagaatgacagacaaaatgacagacagacaggccaaaaacaatatacccccgatcattcaatccgggggcataaaaaagacatAATCTACTTCCATAATTACATGCTGTCTTTTGACAATTATAAACGTCAGTTGCTGGCTTCTGTGTTTATAATAAATTCAAAGGATGCTATTATACTATTGTTTACTTGTGCAAATGTTTTTGTAAACAGATGTTTTTACGCTTTTCTTCACCTAAACCACGTCTTGGACTGTATGAACGACACAAACTAACACCGTGACGTCACCAAAGCTGCTGTTTGATGGCTATTTCATGCGCCTGACATGTATGAACAGCGTCCCATTGGTTCAGCAGACTAATGCTTTAAATAGCCACCTGCAACTGCAGCTatcaattaacatttaaaaacGTTTGTGAATTACATCGAACGAATGTGTTACCTATATAGTTTTCACACATCTACGTGTCAAACAGAATATTCGTTATTCGAAACTCACTTAAAGAATATCATTCAAACTATaatgacatcacttgtttgtcGATAGGCGAATATTCATGCGACACCCAAATGCATAACTGTTAAACTTTGTACCAACAGATTAGCTGAACTTATGGTCAAATTGTTATTAACTCGTTCACTAAAAGAGGTTGGTATTAGAATATTACAACTTAATGTTTATTGTAGCCTCATCTTACGATGAACTTATCTGCTAATGTTCCATTCATACACATAATTTGTATGTATGTTGCATCTAAATAAAACACAAGGACGTGCACATTATGTTGTTGCACAAAGTGTAAAGCGCTCTGTTTCGTTCTAGCCCGAATGGTTAGGCTGTTCATAATAGATACAATATTTATGCAAATATGGAAAGTACTGCAATGAAAACaatgatataaaacaaataacTTGTCAATTACAACATTTAATGACTAACCAGACTGACTTTGTGTACAACGCAAATTGCTTTATCTGCACAGAGTGAATCAATAAATCTCCATAAAGACAATCTCTAATTATCTGACAATGTCACAAATCGGTACAAAAAgtacatatatatttcaaaaaatgtaaatataaattggtagagtaaatacaataaataatataactGCAGTACAAACTAAATATCCCTCCGTAATcatgtaattttaaaattgttaactCACATAATACAATACATAGTTGCAAAACAGTGTAAACTTATGTATGAATTTATCTTTTCAAAATCAGGTTGGTACTATGTTTACGCATTCatatatttacttgtttttatacaatttaacatttaacataaaacatgtgTAATAGTCTTTTTCAAATACGGATGAGAGTTTGTCTTAAAAAATGACAGCAAACTGTGCATTTAGTTATTTCATCCTACGAGATTGGAAGTCTTTTAAATAGACCTTTTTCACAAattgtggcatgtattgaagtttgtcattatatgcttgacaatcataaatgtaaacatttggtcTCAAAAGCCCCAGTAAAATTTCAAGAATAAAACTAGAAATAGCGCGGCAGAAGCCGACgggtatccccacgccgcataaatgttatattaaaaggcaattttgggtaggcAATGCCTATGTTGGTTGAGCCCCGAGGTGGGTagtgtggacatggatggtcgagatagaccgtgttgtcataagatatgttcagtattaattggaagtcaattggtgaaaaaatGAAGACGTTATGTTAAAACAAAGTTTTGGGCCCCACTCCAACCCCcattggccactatctcctcctacactattagcactataaccttgaaacttacacacatggtagctatgagcatatatgcgacggtgcactatttggaattttgatatgacccctgggtcaaaagttagtatcttgtgcgtcgcatgttgatagtaaaatgagttttttacccattttacccatttatttacccataacatttgaccaaggggtcagatcaaacttccaaatagtgcaccgtcgcacatatgctcatgtGGGAGGTATCGTTGgtctttctttcatttccatgtTTACAGTTCTGTTCTCATATTTGCTATAGCCAAAGCATAGAATTTTCCGGAAACTTCGCCGGAAATGTTCGGACAAAAACGAGTACAAAATGGGGTTTACACAGGAATTCATGTACGCAAGCCCATTGGAAGCCATCTGAATGGCAACGAAGGTTACGCTGTCGTTAAACATGCCAAAGTGTTTAATCATAAACACAATTTGTAACGGCAACCAACAGAGGGCAAATATTACAACGACAATCACCACCATCTTTGTGACTCGTTTCTTTGAACGGATTTTTTCAGCTCTTTTTGATCCACCAGGAACAGCCCCATACAAGAGGCGCTTCAACATGAAGCCATACAAGATACATATCAATGACAACGGTACAGCATACCCAAAAACAAAAAACGTCCCATAGAAGACTTTGGCAGAATACGGCTCGAAAATTGTTTCTTCGTTAAGACACGTCGTTCTTAGCTCATTGTTGTATTCATAAGAAATCacatcattttgaaaaagaagtgGTACGTGTCCACCTAGAATGATAACCCAAAGTGCAATAATGATCCGTAGGGTGTTCCATTTTGTTCTGTACGACATTGACGAAATTGGATGAACCACTGCTAAATACCGGTCAAAAGACATTAAAACAAGCGTATAGAAACTAGCATAAGCACAGACATAAATTGTGTAATGTACAATTTTGCACCATGCAGTTCCAAAAGGCCATTGAGTAAATACATATCCAGTTGCGGTAAATGGAAcacaaaatatgataaaacacaAATCAGCTATAGCCAGgttcaatattaaaatgtttgtagTGTTGCGcatttgttcatgttttaatataacaaaaataaccaATGAGTTTCCAATCAACCCTAGCACAAAAATCAGTCCAAAAATAATAGGGATGATGATTCGCACATATGCTTCGAATTCAACGTACTGCCGTATAGCTAAATCTATTGTATTTGTTTGTGAAATGTTGGTTGCCATTGCCTTACAGGACACGTTATCGTGTATATCCGTTGTGCAATTGTCTAATGGTCCGATTGTTGTAGCCATCTGAAATAGATATTTTAccgtaaaaataaaacaaatacaaactatATTTTAATTACACAGCTAATTAAACCATCCCCACCTGCCGTGTCCTTGGTAATGTTTTATGCAGTTAATATGTGATAAGTAATCGCCATGAATACtatcttgtttcattatttgtttagTCAAgtattactttaaacatatttattctagCTATATTACATCGAAAGTCTAAGGCTTATTGCAAAGTTCTGGAGTCAAGTATCAGAATTGTCAGTGGATATTAGACACGGAACCATGAGGAAATGAACTATTGTATGCGCGGCTTTTTGAATAACAATATAGATCTATATCACTGATTATAATCAGATTATTTAATATGGGCCTTTTATTAAGGCTTATAATAATATATCACGTTATGTGCATGAGCTACACAGTTTGTACAGTATAActacactatttttttatttttaacataaacaataactATTTATTCGAATCATTGCATATTCAATAGAATtcaacacatttaacaaaatatatttttataacataacTTGTAATTGTTTcggaattaattaataatttcattataGCCAACTCTGAAATGGAATTAGACATACTAACATTTGTAATATATTGCCTCTGCTCTGTTTAGTATAATTAGTGTTTGTGATCAATGAAATATGTTGCCTACTTACAATCGCACATTAAACATCTTACGTCTATTTTCACACTGCATCCGTGAAAACTCAAAACCATAATTATAGTACTGTCTCCTGCGATTATGAACGGTAACAGCACGTATTTTCTGCGGATTTCTGCATATTTTTGTCATACAGTCATTTCAAAAGTTCTTGAAAGGATTAAAATTCTCTTTTTCAATATGAACGTAGATGTTAATGATATTGCTTAATGCAATAAAACAGTGGCTGATATCTGATACGACACGTTTTTGAAGTATATGaaacactaaagcaaatattcaacataattgaacaaagtataaaataatcaTTGTGTTTACGCTTGATGCCACTATTTAGTACCAGTTGATAAAATAGCCATACATGCCTCATAGAGTAGTACAAATggacttaacaaattaaaaaagaaaacagcTCATTAATTCACGAAATATATGAGTTTTTTCATGCTGATGCTTAAAATCTAAATCTTAAAACTACCTGACATTATTATCACATTACAAATTTGTGTCAAGTCTAGACAATACATTTTGTATAGCTAAGTAACGTACCTTTCAGAATTGAAATCCGTTTCACCAATGTGTTCAATAGAACTAGATTGGAAAATATATTTGCTGTAAGTTGTGTTCAATTCATTAATAAAACGATATACTTCATCAGGGCGCCTTCAGACCTACTGCCACAAGACGCAATTAGAAGGAAATCCACTGACATCTTCtcataaaatgttaaaacaatgcaAATGACGAATTAGTATTGTATCAAAACTTCCTCAAACTAATAAAGTGAACTTAGCATTGTCCTCTTACATTTTGTCCAAAATACTTCACATTAAGAGCGTGTTGGAAATTCGTAGCACTGACTATGACGTTTCAGGCAAAAAGCATAATGGTCCACTCCGTATCTCGCAGATGTAGTAAGGTACTGTCAAATGCGAACCGCGTTGCATCGCCGCTAGAATGCGACTAATCACGTAAAATACAAAGTCGCTTGCTCTTCGATCGCACTATACAGCTATCGCATTTTGATTGGCCAACGCAAAAGGATTGCTGACGTCCCTTATAGCTAAAAACTCGCCTCTAATGGAGAGAGTCTCCCTTGAAAATATACTAATGTGCActtaatatgctaaatatacTTCTATATAGATACTCAAAGAGACACGACGAATTTCTCATGTACGTTTCGTTTGGATTCAACTTATAACGttgttattatttcaaacatgaaTAAGCATTTACTTTAATAATCGCTCTCCGTTTGACAACA carries:
- the LOC127868883 gene encoding allatostatin-A receptor-like, which translates into the protein MATNISQTNTIDLAIRQYVEFEAYVRIIIPIIFGLIFVLGLIGNSLVIFVILKHEQMRNTTNILILNLAIADLCFIIFCVPFTATGYVFTQWPFGTAWCKIVHYTIYVCAYASFYTLVLMSFDRYLAVVHPISSMSYRTKWNTLRIIIALWVIILGGHVPLLFQNDVISYEYNNELRTTCLNEETIFEPYSAKVFYGTFFVFGYAVPLSLICILYGFMLKRLLYGAVPGGSKRAEKIRSKKRVTKMVVIVVVIFALCWLPLQIVFMIKHFGMFNDSVTFVAIQMASNGLAYMNSCVNPILYSFLSEHFRRSFRKILCFGYSKYENRTVNMEMKERPTIPPT